The stretch of DNA CAGACTCGTGTAGCACTGCCTGCGGGAACTAGCAAGCTAGTAGTAGAAAACCTATCTACTAAGATCAAACAAGAGACGCTTGAGGTACAGCTGGGTGATGCAGCTGAGCTAGTAGCTATTAGTGATAATGACGGATTGCCAGCCGTAGTTGGCATCCGAACGGCAGCCGATAGCCTTGCACGTGCGGAAACGGGCCTCCAGAAAGTGGAGGCAGAGTTAAAGGGATTAGAGGAAGAGAAGGCTTTCTTACAAGCAAACCGGATAGTGGCCGCGGGTACTCAGGCTAATTGGAGTGCCGAGGTGCAGAAAGGAGCTACGCTCATGCGCACCCGTCTTGCAGCCATTCATCTAGAAACGACTCAACTCCTAGCGCAACAAACGCAGTTGCAAGGGCAGGTAAAAGAACTGCGTCCGCGAGCGGCAGGTACAATTTCGGATGGCCGGATTGTGCTGCTGGTGCGGGCAGGGCGAGCCGTAACGGTGCCTCTAACGCTGCGCTATTATGTAAATACCCGTTTCCCGTGGCAGCCACGGCTAGATATCAGAGCTAACGATAGCGGCCGGGAAATACAGTTTATTTCCAATGGTATTCTGCGTAACCAGTCAGGTTTAGCCTGGCAGGCAGTACGTGTTACAATTGCCAGGCAAGCGCTGGCGGATGATGTAACTCGCCCGGCGCTAGAGCCCTGGCAGTTAGATTTTAACGGTGGCGACCATATTGGGGAAGGTAGAATTGACCAGTTTGTGGTGAAGGGAACCGCCAAAGGCAGCCCCGCTGAAGTTTCTCAGGGTACCCGGTATGAGGTTCCGGAGCCTATAACGCTGGCAGTAGGAGGCCGCCGAGAAATAGTCCTGCCCGCTTTGCGCCTGAGTGCCCGGCCAGAATACTTAGCGGTGCCGAAGGTGTCAGAGGAAGTAGTGTTACAAGCCAAAGTAACGGGCTGGGAGGGATTACATCTACCCGAAGAAGCGGACGTATATCACCAGGGGGGGTATGTAGGCACTACTGAGTTGAACAGCCGGGCCTACAACGATTCATTGGAAGTAGCTCTAGGCCATGATGATCTGCTGGTAGTTGGCCGAACTAAGCTGGAAGATTTCAGCGGGAAAGCAGGCCTTAGTGGTAAACGTCGCGTCCGCCTGACCTATGAGCTCAACGTCCGCAACCGCCACCCTGAAACAGTACGGCTGCGCCTGGTAGATCAGGTGCCTGTTTCAAGCGAGAAGGAAATTGAAGTAAAAGTCTTGGAAATTAGCGGAGCACAGCTTGATGAACGCACCGGTAAGCTCACCTGGATTTTGCCGCTTGCAGCGGGAGCCAGCCAACGTCTGCGGTTTAGCTTTCAGGTAGACTACCCGCAGGATAAAGAGGTGGAAATTATTCAGCACCGCCAGACCATAAAATCACCGAAGTTTCGGTAGAAACTGGCCTACAGCACGGGCGTAGTAACGCTGTTGAGGCTATCAAACCGGCCGCCAGTGCTAAGCTGCACTACAGTGTTGTTGATGCTGGCAAAAGTGCCACCGGCGTGTTCTACAGCCTCCACTAAGCAGTAGTTCAACTCCTCCTTCACCTGCAGGTATTCGTCGTAGCTAGTGGTTTCCACGAAATACTGCACGGTTACTTCCTTCGCGGCCGGGGTGAGGGCCGAAAACTGCATCTGTACCTCCGCTGTCACTAGTGGGTGCTCCTGCAGCAGGCGTTTGCCTTCCTTCACAATGTGGTGCAGCTGCTGACTGGTGGTAGTATGGCTCAGGGCCAGCGTAAAGCTTACGCGTCGGGCAGTACGCAGGGAGAGGTTATTCAGGGGCTTGTCAATCATCGCCTTATTGGGCACCGTCACATAGCTCTTCTCTGCGGTGCGTAGGCGGGTGCTCCGGAAGCCTACTTTCTCAACCGTGCCCGTTACGGCGCCAACTTCTACTAGGTCGCCCACGGCGAAGGGCCGGTCGAGGAAGATAGTGAAGGAGGCAATCAGGTTTTCCAGGCTTTCTTTAGCGGCAAATGCCACCGCCAAGCCTCCAATACCCAGGCCCCCGATAAGCGCGGTTACATTAACGCCAAACACTCGGCTCAGGAGCACCAGAAACGCCATAGTAAGTACCAGAACTTTCAACAAGTCCTTGGCGAAGGGAATCAATTGATTGTTAAGGCGAGAGGCATTGGTTTCGGCGCGGCGCTGAAACACCATCACCATAAAATCTACCAGCCGTAAGGCTATCCAGGCCATGCCCGTGATAAGGCCAACTTGATAGAGGCGAAACAGCGCCACCTTCGGCCAGGGCTCGTGGCGCGTAAGCTCAGAGCTGCGCACCGGGTAGTCAAGCACCTGAAAGGCAAGGTATATCGTCACGAAAAAGACGACGATAGACACCGGCCGAATAAGCAGCTCCTGAAATTGGGCCTCAGTTACACCCTCCGTCCGTTTACGAATAAAACGGAACACCAGCTTCGATAACAGCCGCGAAAGCAGCGTTTTAAAGACGTAACCAAACAGGAGAATACCGGCGCACGTCAGGTAGGCCCCAACATTGTTGCCGAGAAAGCGCAGATTCAGAAATTCCTGAAGATTCATGGGTAAGGGCATGAGGCTTGGAGCCTGAGGGCGTAGAGTCTAGGAGCCTAGTTGATGTGTTGCCCACGGGCATAATAACTAGCCAAACTCCTAGACTCTAAACCCCAAATTTCAACTACACCAATTGGCGCAACGCCATTTCGAACGACTTCTGCGCGATACCCGTGCGGGAGTCGCTCTGGTGGCGGGTACGCTCCAGCGCCGAGCGGATGATGCGGGAAGTATCCTGGAAGATGGCCTGGTCGGTGATTTCAGCGTTCGACTCCATCAGATAGGCAAATACCCGGGCCATGCCGCAGTTGGCAATAAAGTCGGGGATAACGCTGGTATGGTCATCGGCAAACTCGCCGGTGGGGCCAAAGAATATTTCGGGGTCCTGGAATGGCACGTTGGCGCCGCAGGAAATAACTTCTAGGCCACCTGCCACCAACTCGTCAACCTGACCGCGAGTAACTAAACGGGAAGCTGCGGCCGGAATGAAAATCTCAGCGCCCGAAGACCACACGCGTTGGTTGATTTCGTCGAAGGAAAGCAGGTTAGCGGCGGTCAGAGCATTGCCTTCGCGGTTGAGGAACAGCGCCCGAATTTCTTCCAGCGAGAAGCCCTCTTCTTTGAGCAGGCCACCCGCCCGATCAATAATGCCGGTAATACGGGCACCCTGAGTGGCCAGGTAGTAGGCTGCCGCGGCTCCCACGTTGCCCCAGCCCTGGATGATGGCCCGCTTGCCCGCTACGGAGCGGCCGCCCCACAGTTCATAGTAGTGGCGCACGGCTTCGGCCACGCCGTAGCCCGTAATCAGGTCGGCTACGGTGTACTTGCGGCTCAGGTCGGGAGAGAAGGTAGCATCTTCCAGCACTTTCACTACGCCCTGGCGCAACTGGCCTAGCTTCTGAATCTTCTGAGGTTCAGTAGCGTGGTAGTGCCCATTCACGATTCCCTCCTGCGGATGCCACAGGCCATAATCTTCAGTGATAGGAATTACGTCGTGAATCTCGTCTACGTTCAGGTCGCCGCCGGTGCCGTAGTAGTTCTTGAGCAGCGGAATAACGGCTCGGTACCAGCGCTCCAGCACGCCCCGCTTGCGGGGGTCCTGGGGGTCGAAGTTGATACCGGATTTGGCTCCCCCGATGGCCGGGCCCGAAACGGTAAACTTCACCTCCATGGTCTTGGCCAGGCTTTCTACTTCGCGCTTATCAAGGCCTTTGCGCATGCGCGTACCGCCCCCGGCTGCCCCGCCGCGTAAGGAGTTAATGACAACCCAGCCTTCGGCCTCGGTTTCAGAATCTTTCCACTCAAAAACGATTTCAGGACGTTTATTTTCAAATTTAGCCAGGAGTTCTTTCATGCGCTATGCAAGGTGGGGTGGGGAATAATGCCGCAAAGGTAAGCAGCCCTTCGCAAGCCGGTTCGTCCTTGAGCAATACCAGACCGTACAAAGAGTACGAGGTACAATATTCCTGCATTTGCAAATTATTTCGGGTGCCAATACGTTGATAAGGAACTTACATGCCCCTGAATATCGTATTACCGATATTCCTGAATACCCCTCTCCCGAACAACCACCGTTGTAACTTCTTTATGAAACCATTGCTTGCCCGCGTAGAATCAAAAAAGGTAGACAAGGCCGCCGCCATGCTGAAAGTGTTGGCTCATCCCAAGCGTTTAGCTATTGTAGACCTGCTCGGTAAAGAGGAGAAGATGACCGTTACGGAAATCTATCGTTCCCTCGATTTGCCCCAGGCTATTGCCTCTCAGCACCTCATCACTCTGAAAGACCGCGGCATTTTGTCGTCTTTCAAAGTGGGTACTAAAATTTACTACTCCCTCTCCATCCCAAAGCTGCTCGATGTAATCGACTCGCTTGAGGATTGCTGCGACTCCATGTAAGGGAGGAGACCTACGCCATGTTATAGGCGTGCGTCTGTGGGTTTTCAGCTAGCCTACACAACAAAGCCCGCCGGATGCTTATCCGGCGGGCTTTGTTGTGTTTATAGTACGTCTGGCGTTGTGAGGGCGCCGAATGACGGGCCTATGCCAGGTCGGGCTGGCGCTCCAGGTCAAAGAGGTCGGTGAGTACGTCGATGAGCTGGTCGGCCTCGCCGCGCTTGCAGGCAGCTTTAAGCTGTAGTACCGGCAGCTTGAGTACCTTCTGCATCAACGACTTCGTGATGTCGTCAACGCGGCGGGCTTCTTCGGGCGTCATCTTCTTCTGGAACCGATCCATTTCCTCGAGACGAATCTGCTCCAGGGCGTTCTTTAGTTTCTGAATGGTAGGCGACACCATCATCTCCTTGGTCCAGTCTTGCAAACCGGCCAGGCTTTCCTCAATGATAGCCCGCACCTGCGGCACGGCAGCCAGGCGGCGCTCTAGCGCGGCCGAGGCCTTGCTATGAATGGCGTCGATGTTGTAAACGAGCACGCCCGGTACATTCTCCACATCAGCCTCAATGCTACGGGGCACGGAAAGGTCAATAAAGAACTTATAATTCAATACATCCAGGCGCTCCACCATTTCAGTGGTGAAGAACGGCTCAGAGCGAGAGATGCTAGAAATGATAACGTCGGCCTCCTTCATGCCCGGCACCAAGTTCTCGAAGTCGAGCACCTTCAGGCCGCACTCTTCGGCCAGCGCCTCCGCCTTAGAGCGGGTGCGGTTGCAGATGGTCACGTCGGTGAAGAGCTTGCTGTCGCCGAGGTGGCGGCAAACGTCGGCGCCAATTTCGCCCAGACCTACTACTAGCACGCGGGGGTTAGCCACATCGCCGGTTAACTCTTCTACCAGCTCCAGCGCGGCGTATGAGGTAGAGGCAGCCCCATCACGGAATGAGGTTTCCTGCTGTACGCGCTTGTTGGTGAAGAAAACGGTATGCAGCACCCGGTGCAGGAACGGCCCCGCCGCATCCTCATCAGCCGACCACTGATAGGCCTGCTTTACCTGGTTGCTAATCTGGAGGTCACCAACAACCTGAGCATCAAGTCCCATCGCCACCTCAAAGAGGTGGCGCACGGCGCTAGTGTGCTCATCAAGAATATCGAAATAGGGGAAGTACTGGCTGATATCAGCCAATCCCTTGAGCTCACCCAAGGCCTCAATGATAGTGGGGCTTTGGTCGCGCTCTGCGGAGTAATAAACTTCCGTGCGGTTACAGGTGCTCAGCACAAGCAGGTCGGAGAGGCCTAGCTCGTGGTGGAGGGTATGCAGGAATCGGCGACAGGCAGCCTCGTCCAATGCAATCAGCTCCCGAATTTCTAGGGGAGCTTTTTTGAAGGAAAGACTAACGGCCTTGAATGGTTGGAGCATAGCTGGTGCTAGTGCGATAAACGGGAGGCAAAAATACGCTACAAATCACTAGTGTGAAACAGTTGATACTCAGCTAGGGTTCGAGGCGGGTACTATTCACGTTGAAAAGGCAGTTTAGACGGTTTAACAGGGTACTTTGACGATCCAAACTGATAAAAATCATTTTGCCAGTTTGGGAAGTATATCAGAAAAAGGCAAAAAATTAGGCTTCATCATAGATTTCAGCCAGTAAGGCAAGCCGTCCGTATCTTCGTTGCGGACGGTTGCCGTTCTGATTCTCTATTCCG from Hymenobacter taeanensis encodes:
- a CDS encoding DUF4139 domain-containing protein, whose amino-acid sequence is MFTTTRPPLTAVTVYLNGAALEHQTRVALPAGTSKLVVENLSTKIKQETLEVQLGDAAELVAISDNDGLPAVVGIRTAADSLARAETGLQKVEAELKGLEEEKAFLQANRIVAAGTQANWSAEVQKGATLMRTRLAAIHLETTQLLAQQTQLQGQVKELRPRAAGTISDGRIVLLVRAGRAVTVPLTLRYYVNTRFPWQPRLDIRANDSGREIQFISNGILRNQSGLAWQAVRVTIARQALADDVTRPALEPWQLDFNGGDHIGEGRIDQFVVKGTAKGSPAEVSQGTRYEVPEPITLAVGGRREIVLPALRLSARPEYLAVPKVSEEVVLQAKVTGWEGLHLPEEADVYHQGGYVGTTELNSRAYNDSLEVALGHDDLLVVGRTKLEDFSGKAGLSGKRRVRLTYELNVRNRHPETVRLRLVDQVPVSSEKEIEVKVLEISGAQLDERTGKLTWILPLAAGASQRLRFSFQVDYPQDKEVEIIQHRQTIKSPKFR
- a CDS encoding mechanosensitive ion channel family protein codes for the protein MNLQEFLNLRFLGNNVGAYLTCAGILLFGYVFKTLLSRLLSKLVFRFIRKRTEGVTEAQFQELLIRPVSIVVFFVTIYLAFQVLDYPVRSSELTRHEPWPKVALFRLYQVGLITGMAWIALRLVDFMVMVFQRRAETNASRLNNQLIPFAKDLLKVLVLTMAFLVLLSRVFGVNVTALIGGLGIGGLAVAFAAKESLENLIASFTIFLDRPFAVGDLVEVGAVTGTVEKVGFRSTRLRTAEKSYVTVPNKAMIDKPLNNLSLRTARRVSFTLALSHTTTSQQLHHIVKEGKRLLQEHPLVTAEVQMQFSALTPAAKEVTVQYFVETTSYDEYLQVKEELNYCLVEAVEHAGGTFASINNTVVQLSTGGRFDSLNSVTTPVL
- a CDS encoding Glu/Leu/Phe/Val dehydrogenase dimerization domain-containing protein; this encodes MKELLAKFENKRPEIVFEWKDSETEAEGWVVINSLRGGAAGGGTRMRKGLDKREVESLAKTMEVKFTVSGPAIGGAKSGINFDPQDPRKRGVLERWYRAVIPLLKNYYGTGGDLNVDEIHDVIPITEDYGLWHPQEGIVNGHYHATEPQKIQKLGQLRQGVVKVLEDATFSPDLSRKYTVADLITGYGVAEAVRHYYELWGGRSVAGKRAIIQGWGNVGAAAAYYLATQGARITGIIDRAGGLLKEEGFSLEEIRALFLNREGNALTAANLLSFDEINQRVWSSGAEIFIPAAASRLVTRGQVDELVAGGLEVISCGANVPFQDPEIFFGPTGEFADDHTSVIPDFIANCGMARVFAYLMESNAEITDQAIFQDTSRIIRSALERTRHQSDSRTGIAQKSFEMALRQLV
- a CDS encoding ArsR/SmtB family transcription factor, which codes for MKPLLARVESKKVDKAAAMLKVLAHPKRLAIVDLLGKEEKMTVTEIYRSLDLPQAIASQHLITLKDRGILSSFKVGTKIYYSLSIPKLLDVIDSLEDCCDSM
- the hemA gene encoding glutamyl-tRNA reductase; the encoded protein is MLQPFKAVSLSFKKAPLEIRELIALDEAACRRFLHTLHHELGLSDLLVLSTCNRTEVYYSAERDQSPTIIEALGELKGLADISQYFPYFDILDEHTSAVRHLFEVAMGLDAQVVGDLQISNQVKQAYQWSADEDAAGPFLHRVLHTVFFTNKRVQQETSFRDGAASTSYAALELVEELTGDVANPRVLVVGLGEIGADVCRHLGDSKLFTDVTICNRTRSKAEALAEECGLKVLDFENLVPGMKEADVIISSISRSEPFFTTEMVERLDVLNYKFFIDLSVPRSIEADVENVPGVLVYNIDAIHSKASAALERRLAAVPQVRAIIEESLAGLQDWTKEMMVSPTIQKLKNALEQIRLEEMDRFQKKMTPEEARRVDDITKSLMQKVLKLPVLQLKAACKRGEADQLIDVLTDLFDLERQPDLA